The Neomonachus schauinslandi unplaced genomic scaffold, ASM220157v2 HiC_scaffold_125, whole genome shotgun sequence genome includes a region encoding these proteins:
- the LOC123323637 gene encoding collagen alpha-1(V) chain-like: MELGQPSVAAQPADLLKVLDFHNLPDGITKTTGFCATRRSSKGPDVAYRVTKDAQLSAPTKQLYPASSFPEDFSILTTVKAKKGSQAFLVSIYNEQGIQQIGLEMGRSPVFLYEDHTGKPGPEDYPLFRGINLSDGKWHRIALSIHKKNVTLILDCKKKTTKHLARSDHPMIDVNGIIVFGTRILDEEVFEV, translated from the exons CTCAGCCAGCAGATCTCCTGAAGGTCCTAGATTTTCACAACTTGCCCGATGGAATAACAAAGACAACAGGCTTTTGTGCCACGCGGAGATCTTCCAAAGGTCCAGATGTCGCTTACAGAGTCACGAAGGATGCCCAGCTCAGTGCACCCACCAAGCAGCTGTACCCTG CATCTTCATTTCCTGAggatttctccattctaaccaCTGTGAAAGCCAAGAAAGGCAGCCAGGCCTTCCTGGTCTCCATCTACAATGAGCAGGGCATCCAGCAGATCGGCCTGGAGATGGGCCGCTCTCCGGTCTTCCTCTATGAGGACCACACGGGGAAACCAGGGCCAGAGGATTACCCCCTCTTCAGGGGCATCAACCTGTCCGATGGCAA GTGGCACAGGATCGCTCTCAGTATCCACAAGAAAAATGTCACCTTGATCCTGGATTGTAAAAAGAAGACCACCAAACACCTCGCCCGCAGTGACCACCCCATGATAGATGTCAACGGCATCATCGTGTTTGGGACCCGGATCCTGGACGAGGAAGTGTTCGAG GTGTGA